A window from gamma proteobacterium SS-5 encodes these proteins:
- a CDS encoding response regulator, with translation MIKILLVDDHDLVRVGMRHIIATRPEFEVVGEADCGEQALVLLQRQPVDLVLMDLNMPGMGGIEATRRITAAYPDTRVIALTALSEDPFPNSLHKAGALGYISKGCTPQELFKALVAVGQGRPFISTEVAQNLSISGIRGRETNPLSLLSGRELDVLMLLLANHSQQEIAELLDLKPRTVRTYLHRVRCKLDVDTDLGLFLLCLRHGLLKDRSNETASV, from the coding sequence ATGATCAAGATCCTTCTTGTCGATGACCATGACCTGGTCCGCGTCGGTATGCGCCATATCATTGCCACCCGCCCCGAATTTGAGGTGGTGGGGGAGGCCGATTGCGGCGAACAGGCCCTCGTCCTGCTGCAACGGCAGCCGGTGGATCTGGTGCTGATGGACCTCAATATGCCCGGCATGGGCGGCATAGAGGCCACCCGGCGCATCACTGCCGCCTATCCGGATACCCGGGTGATCGCCCTCACCGCCCTGTCTGAAGACCCCTTTCCCAACTCCCTGCACAAGGCCGGGGCGCTGGGCTACATCAGCAAGGGCTGCACGCCACAGGAGCTGTTCAAGGCCCTGGTCGCGGTCGGTCAGGGGCGGCCCTTTATCTCCACCGAGGTGGCGCAAAATCTGAGCATCAGCGGCATACGCGGCCGCGAGACCAACCCCCTCAGCCTGCTCAGCGGGCGGGAACTGGACGTGCTCATGTTGCTGCTGGCCAACCACAGCCAGCAGGAGATCGCCGAGCTGCTGGACCTCAAACCCCGCACCGTGCGCACCTATCTGCACCGCGTTCGCTGCAAGCTGGATGTGGATACGGACCTGGGTCTGTTCTTGCTCTGCCTGCGCCACGGCCTACTGAAGGATAGGAGCAATGAAACCGCCAGTGTTTGA
- a CDS encoding type II toxin-antitoxin system VapC family toxin, whose product MIVLDTHALLWMDRNDASLGSQSRHLIEDAWHRDTVAVSAISFWEVAMLAQRGRIVLPVAVETLRADLLQAGVQEISVNGRIAMLAASFHDLHRDPADRFIIATAMQHDALLVTADSKILEWQADLVRQDAHK is encoded by the coding sequence GTGATCGTTCTGGATACTCATGCGCTACTGTGGATGGATCGTAATGATGCATCCTTGGGATCCCAGTCGCGTCACCTGATTGAAGATGCGTGGCACAGGGATACGGTTGCCGTGAGTGCAATCAGTTTTTGGGAAGTAGCGATGCTTGCCCAGCGCGGGCGCATTGTATTGCCGGTGGCAGTGGAGACTTTGCGTGCGGATTTGTTGCAGGCAGGTGTTCAGGAAATCTCTGTCAACGGGCGCATTGCCATGTTGGCAGCATCCTTTCATGATTTACATCGAGACCCTGCCGATCGTTTTATTATCGCCACCGCTATGCAGCATGATGCGCTGCTGGTTACCGCAGACAGTAAAATTCTTGAGTGGCAGGCAGACTTGGTTAGGCAGGATGCGCACAAATGA
- a CDS encoding ribonucleoside-diphosphate reductase subunit alpha produces MAQEALNPVISDQPPLPQAPHSAQHSGPITPEHSYDFHVIRRNGKMMPFDPNKISVAMTKAFLAVEGGNAAASRRIHETVDKLAGQVIQALTRTASNVHVEDIQDQVELVLMRSGEHKAARAYVLYRAERAKEREQEAARSGEDAGLAKEQRIQVSLADGGKRPLDIQRLRALVEEACNGLDEVAAEAVLQHCLRNLYDGVSEIDVAQSLVMSARTLIDQEPNYSQVAARLLLDQLRREALGFLHLEAVNNQAEMGQAYADYFRAYLQRAIELELLDPRLAQYDLDRLIAAIQPERDLNFSYLGLQTLYDRYFIHDRDKSCFELPQAFFLRVAMGLAINEIDREERSIEFYSLLSSFDFMSSTPTLFNSGTLRPQLSSCYLTSVPDHLDGIYSAIKDNALLSKYAGGLGNDWSRVRGLGSHIKGTNGKSQGVVPFLKVANDTAVAVNQGGKRKGAVCAYLETWHIDIEDFLELRKNTGDERRRTHDMNTANWIPDLFMQRVAENGSWTLFSPNEVPDLHDLTGKAFEQAYTAYEQKAEQGQMRITRKLQAVDLWRKMLGMLFETGHPWIAFKDPCNIRYTNQHLGSVHSSNLCTEITLHTNDQEIAVCNLGSVNLAAHVDANGLDLARLERTVSTAMRMLDNVIDYNYYSVPQARRSNLRHRPVGLGIMGFQDALYKLGYAYASEQTLEFSDRSMEALSYFAIKASTDLAQERGRYSSFEGSLWSQGVLPIDSMQRLAEQRGNYLQVDMSQTLDWDSLRQRVMSVGMRNSNCMAIAPTATISNIVGVSQSIEPTYQNLFVKSNLSGEFTVVNPYMVRELKQRGLWDEVMVNDLKYYDGSVQPIDRIPADLKALYATAFEIDPRWLVEAGARRQKWLDQAQSLNLYLSEPSGKKLDNLYKLAWVRGLKTTYYLRSMGATHIEKNVTDGSANKLGPSEFAANSDAPKACSILDPECEACQ; encoded by the coding sequence ATGGCACAAGAAGCCCTGAACCCCGTGATTTCCGATCAGCCCCCCCTGCCCCAAGCCCCCCATTCAGCGCAGCACTCCGGGCCCATCACCCCGGAGCATAGCTACGACTTCCACGTCATCCGCCGCAACGGCAAGATGATGCCCTTTGATCCAAACAAGATCAGCGTGGCCATGACCAAGGCCTTCCTCGCCGTGGAGGGCGGCAATGCCGCTGCCTCCCGACGGATTCACGAGACGGTGGACAAGCTTGCCGGCCAAGTCATCCAGGCCCTGACCCGCACCGCCTCCAACGTGCATGTGGAAGACATCCAGGATCAGGTGGAGCTGGTGCTGATGCGCTCCGGCGAGCACAAGGCCGCCCGCGCCTATGTGCTCTACCGCGCCGAGCGTGCCAAGGAGCGCGAGCAGGAGGCGGCGCGTAGCGGTGAGGATGCCGGCCTGGCCAAGGAGCAGCGGATTCAGGTCAGCCTGGCCGACGGCGGCAAGCGGCCGCTGGATATCCAGCGCCTGCGCGCCCTGGTGGAGGAGGCCTGCAACGGCCTGGATGAGGTGGCGGCCGAGGCCGTGCTGCAACACTGCCTGCGCAATCTCTACGATGGCGTCAGTGAAATCGACGTGGCCCAGTCGCTGGTGATGAGCGCGCGCACCCTGATCGACCAGGAGCCAAATTACTCCCAGGTGGCCGCGCGCCTGCTGCTCGACCAGCTGCGCCGCGAGGCGCTGGGCTTTCTGCATCTGGAGGCGGTCAACAACCAGGCGGAGATGGGGCAGGCCTATGCCGATTATTTCAGGGCCTATCTGCAGCGGGCGATTGAGCTGGAGCTGCTCGACCCGCGCCTGGCCCAGTATGACCTGGACCGGCTGATCGCCGCGATCCAGCCCGAGCGTGACCTCAACTTCAGCTATCTCGGCCTGCAGACCCTCTACGACCGCTATTTCATCCACGACCGGGACAAGAGCTGCTTCGAGCTGCCGCAGGCCTTCTTCCTGCGCGTGGCCATGGGTCTGGCGATCAACGAGATCGACCGCGAGGAGCGCAGCATCGAGTTCTACAGCCTGCTCTCCTCCTTCGATTTCATGAGCAGCACGCCGACCCTGTTCAACTCCGGCACCCTCAGACCGCAGCTGTCCAGCTGCTACCTGACCTCGGTGCCGGATCATCTGGATGGCATCTACAGCGCGATCAAGGACAACGCCCTGCTATCCAAGTACGCCGGCGGCCTGGGCAACGACTGGAGCCGGGTGCGCGGCCTGGGCTCGCACATCAAGGGCACCAACGGCAAGAGCCAGGGCGTGGTGCCCTTCCTCAAGGTAGCCAACGACACTGCGGTGGCGGTGAACCAGGGCGGCAAGCGCAAGGGCGCGGTCTGCGCCTATCTGGAGACCTGGCACATCGACATCGAGGATTTCCTCGAACTGCGCAAGAACACCGGCGACGAGCGCCGCCGCACCCACGACATGAACACCGCCAACTGGATTCCCGACCTGTTCATGCAGCGGGTGGCGGAGAACGGCAGCTGGACCCTGTTCAGCCCCAACGAGGTGCCGGACCTGCACGATCTCACCGGCAAGGCCTTCGAGCAGGCCTATACCGCTTACGAGCAAAAGGCCGAGCAGGGGCAGATGCGTATCACCCGCAAGCTCCAGGCGGTGGACCTCTGGCGCAAGATGTTGGGTATGCTGTTCGAGACCGGTCATCCCTGGATTGCTTTCAAGGACCCCTGCAACATCCGCTATACCAACCAGCATCTGGGTTCGGTGCACAGCTCCAACCTGTGCACCGAGATCACCCTGCACACCAACGATCAGGAAATCGCCGTGTGCAACCTGGGCTCGGTGAATCTGGCCGCCCATGTGGACGCCAATGGCCTGGACCTGGCCCGCCTGGAGCGCACCGTCAGCACCGCCATGCGCATGCTGGATAACGTCATCGACTACAACTACTACAGCGTGCCCCAGGCGCGCCGCTCCAACCTGCGCCACCGCCCGGTGGGCTTGGGCATCATGGGTTTTCAGGATGCCCTGTACAAGCTCGGCTACGCCTATGCCTCGGAGCAGACCCTGGAGTTCTCTGACCGCTCCATGGAGGCGCTGAGCTACTTTGCCATCAAGGCCTCCACCGATCTGGCGCAAGAGCGCGGTCGTTATTCCAGCTTTGAAGGCTCGCTGTGGAGCCAGGGCGTGCTGCCGATCGATTCCATGCAGCGCCTGGCGGAACAGCGCGGCAACTACCTGCAAGTGGACATGAGCCAGACCCTGGACTGGGACAGCCTGCGCCAGCGCGTCATGAGCGTGGGCATGCGCAACTCCAACTGCATGGCCATAGCGCCGACGGCGACCATTTCCAATATCGTCGGCGTCAGTCAGTCCATCGAGCCGACTTATCAGAACCTGTTCGTCAAATCCAACCTCTCCGGCGAGTTCACCGTGGTCAACCCCTACATGGTGCGGGAGCTGAAGCAGCGCGGTCTGTGGGACGAGGTGATGGTCAACGACCTCAAGTACTACGACGGCTCGGTCCAGCCCATCGACCGCATCCCGGCGGACCTCAAGGCGCTCTACGCCACCGCCTTCGAGATCGACCCGCGCTGGCTGGTGGAGGCCGGGGCGCGGCGGCAGAAATGGCTGGATCAGGCGCAGAGCCTGAACCTGTACCTGTCCGAACCCTCGGGCAAAAAACTCGACAACCTGTACAAGCTGGCCTGGGTGCGGGGACTGAAAACCACCTACTACCTGCGTTCCATGGGCGCGACCCATATAGAAAAGAATGTCACTGACGGCTCGGCCAACAAGCTCGGCCCGAGCGAGTTCGCCGCCAACAGCGACGCTCCCAAGGCCTGCAGCATCCTCGACCCCGAGTGCGAGGCCTGTCAGTAA
- a CDS encoding uracil-DNA glycosylase, whose amino-acid sequence MKPPVFDPDCRACPRLSQFLDQVRREYPDYHAAPVAPFGVERPRLLLVGLAPGMHGANASGRPFTGDHAGILLYRTLHQYGFASAAESIGQDDGLQLIDCRITNAVKCLPPQNKPSGEEIRRCNAFLAAELAGLADGSLVLALGAIAHQAVLRGLGLRPAQYKFGHAAEHQLGRLRLIDSYHCSRYNTQTGRLSAPMFAAVFARAQEILAQSADPGH is encoded by the coding sequence ATGAAACCGCCAGTGTTTGACCCCGATTGCCGTGCCTGCCCGCGCCTGAGCCAATTTCTTGACCAGGTACGCCGCGAGTACCCCGATTATCATGCCGCCCCGGTAGCCCCCTTCGGCGTGGAACGGCCGCGCCTGCTGCTGGTCGGGCTGGCCCCCGGTATGCACGGGGCCAATGCCAGCGGCCGCCCCTTCACCGGGGACCACGCCGGCATCCTGCTCTATCGCACCCTGCATCAGTACGGTTTTGCCTCGGCTGCCGAGTCCATCGGCCAGGACGATGGCCTGCAACTGATCGACTGCCGCATCACCAATGCCGTCAAGTGCCTGCCGCCACAAAATAAGCCCAGCGGCGAGGAGATTCGCCGCTGTAACGCCTTCCTCGCCGCCGAGCTGGCGGGCCTGGCCGATGGCAGCCTGGTGCTGGCGCTGGGGGCCATTGCCCATCAGGCCGTGCTGCGTGGCCTGGGGCTGAGGCCCGCCCAGTACAAATTCGGTCACGCCGCCGAGCACCAGCTGGGTCGGCTGAGGCTGATCGACTCCTACCACTGCAGCCGCTACAACACCCAAACCGGCCGCCTCAGCGCGCCGATGTTCGCCGCCGTATTCGCCCGCGCACAAGAGATCCTGGCGCAGTCGGCCGACCCCGGCCACTGA
- a CDS encoding ribonucleotide-diphosphate reductase subunit beta produces MLNWDDPLAAPTVVTKATAIEKQPQQEANPLLENRAAQLMATHAANPLHTLAERKPVNPDDKRVVNGMTDINQLAPFKYPWAWEFFLNANKNHWTPLDINMAPDVHDYHHRLTVEERHVYENVLAYLTTSDVLAMRNIGLAVMEKMSAPELQIYQARQVYEEALHTWTYQHCIETLGLDQGEIYNRYRVVPEINGKIQIANRRLNSVLRADIDLHDRDELENFLLAYIFFAGIFEGCWFYNGFSPIFSLQRRGLMKGTAEQFQYIMRDEVLHASFGIRVAKQIMHEEKIKPQPQALRDLWDECEAAESQYAHYILRDPILGYSAADHLEQFRYIANRRARQLGFEQEPFPGAQNVLSWLDEQANLRKEKNFFETRVTEYQTGGALNWD; encoded by the coding sequence ATGTTGAACTGGGATGACCCCCTTGCCGCACCGACCGTTGTGACCAAAGCCACAGCCATAGAGAAACAGCCACAGCAGGAGGCCAACCCCCTGCTGGAAAACCGTGCCGCTCAGCTCATGGCTACCCATGCGGCCAATCCCCTGCACACCCTGGCCGAGCGCAAGCCGGTGAACCCGGACGACAAGCGGGTGGTCAACGGCATGACAGACATCAACCAGCTGGCACCCTTCAAATACCCCTGGGCCTGGGAGTTCTTCCTCAACGCCAACAAGAACCACTGGACCCCGCTGGACATCAACATGGCCCCGGATGTGCACGACTACCACCACAGGCTGACGGTGGAAGAGCGTCACGTCTATGAGAACGTGCTCGCCTACCTGACCACCTCCGACGTCCTCGCCATGCGCAACATCGGCCTGGCGGTGATGGAAAAGATGTCCGCCCCCGAGCTGCAGATCTACCAGGCGCGCCAGGTCTATGAAGAGGCCCTGCACACCTGGACCTACCAACACTGCATCGAGACCCTGGGCCTGGATCAGGGCGAGATCTACAACCGCTACCGGGTGGTGCCGGAGATCAACGGCAAGATCCAGATCGCCAACCGGCGGCTCAACTCGGTGCTGCGCGCCGACATCGACCTGCACGACCGCGACGAGCTGGAGAATTTTCTCCTTGCCTACATCTTCTTCGCCGGCATCTTCGAGGGCTGCTGGTTCTACAACGGCTTCAGCCCCATCTTCTCCCTACAAAGGCGCGGCCTGATGAAGGGCACCGCCGAGCAGTTTCAGTACATCATGCGCGACGAGGTCCTGCACGCCTCTTTCGGCATCCGTGTCGCCAAGCAGATCATGCACGAGGAGAAGATCAAGCCCCAGCCCCAGGCCCTGCGCGACCTGTGGGACGAATGCGAAGCGGCGGAAAGCCAATACGCCCACTACATACTGCGCGATCCCATCCTCGGCTACTCGGCGGCGGACCACCTGGAGCAGTTCCGCTACATCGCCAACCGCCGCGCTCGCCAGCTCGGCTTCGAGCAAGAGCCCTTCCCCGGTGCCCAGAACGTCCTCTCCTGGCTCGACGAGCAGGCCAACCTGCGCAAGGAAAAGAACTTCTTTGAGACAAGGGTCACCGAATACCAGACCGGCGGGGCATTGAATTGGGACTGA
- a CDS encoding type II toxin-antitoxin system Phd/YefM family antitoxin gives MQTIQASEFKSRCLALMDDVARSGEVLVVTKNGRPVAELRPYSGGKQGSPFGLHSGLEITGDILSPVEEDDWKVLE, from the coding sequence ATGCAGACAATCCAAGCATCTGAATTTAAGTCGAGATGCCTTGCCTTGATGGATGATGTAGCGCGCTCGGGCGAGGTGTTGGTGGTCACCAAAAATGGGCGACCGGTTGCTGAATTGCGACCTTATTCCGGGGGTAAACAGGGATCGCCTTTTGGTTTGCATTCAGGGCTTGAAATTACCGGGGATATTTTATCGCCAGTAGAGGAAGACGACTGGAAGGTGCTTGAGTGA
- a CDS encoding translation initiation factor 2, whose translation MTDEPNGQKSSAEDVLQQQYLRALSSFEGIVLSQIDLKNRLGDRLNYSIRTGVIILGVIAISILILLLSLSSQVNRIASVVGDINSHFRVISSNMQQISLHMDTMEQKVRLMESISQQMALMDKEMAAIDTDMNDMNATVNGIRQNLGLVRQRVGSMALNVDQINREMQGITHEVHRFGAPARSLNKMFPFQ comes from the coding sequence ATGACCGACGAGCCCAACGGCCAGAAGAGCAGCGCTGAAGACGTGCTCCAGCAACAATACCTCAGGGCCCTGAGTTCCTTTGAGGGCATAGTGCTGAGCCAGATCGACCTGAAGAATCGCCTCGGCGACCGGCTCAACTACAGCATCCGCACTGGCGTCATCATCCTCGGCGTAATCGCCATCTCCATCCTCATCCTGCTGCTCAGCCTGTCTTCCCAGGTCAACCGCATTGCCAGCGTGGTGGGGGACATCAACAGCCACTTCCGCGTCATCTCCAGCAACATGCAGCAGATCAGCCTGCACATGGACACCATGGAGCAGAAGGTGCGGCTGATGGAGTCGATAAGCCAGCAGATGGCCCTGATGGACAAGGAAATGGCGGCCATAGATACCGATATGAACGACATGAATGCCACCGTCAACGGCATCCGCCAGAACCTGGGCCTGGTGCGGCAGCGGGTAGGCTCGATGGCGCTGAATGTGGATCAAATCAACCGCGAGATGCAGGGCATCACCCATGAGGTGCACCGCTTTGGCGCACCGGCCCGTAGCCTGAACAAGATGTTTCCCTTTCAATAG